ccgtgaagaagaagaagaagaagaagtagaagaagaagaaggaggacaAGAGTtcatcactgtctctgtctgaagGATCATGAGACACATTCACTGACGGTCACCGTTAGCTTTAGCTTTAGCTTGGCTGAGCCTCGTTTCTCGTTGTTTTTACTCACCAGTGCCTGGAGACATGCAGAGACTCTTCTCTGGGAGGACAGTCTGGAAGCTGCTGAAGTTCAGCAGCTCGTCCTCCGCCTCGAGACTCTACAGCCATGTAAGTGGAGGCTTCACTCACACTTTACAGACACGAAGAAGACTCGATCTTTCAGTCCTTTAACTCCAGACTAATGGCTGCTGTGCGTAATAACACAAGAGACAAgacctggaggagcaggagaggagccccccccccccccccccaaccttgTACTCCTGAGGACACTCTTTGGCATTGTTTAGCCCTTTGCTCTTACCTCAACCACCACCCTGAGCCCATTCGTATCATAACCAAGTCTTAAGcttcaaacagcccattgaaagtGAATCAGAAAGTGAGGACGAGGACAAAATGTCCCCACTTTCCTAAAATGCCCTCACTCCGTATGTTCTAGGCTTAAAACGGTcttcacaaagacacacactgagttgATTACATCACACAGTTACAACAGTTATTACTGTGTCTCATTCCCCCTCTCCACTCATCAGTGATTAATCAGCTCCAGAGCAAATGTAATCACGATGCCATGATCAATACGTTTTTTGGTCTGCCCTCCAGCTCCATCCTCAGGGCCCCGGCTCCTTCGGGCTGCTCTTCGACATCGATGGGGTGCTGGTGCGGGGCAGGACGCCCATCCCTGCCGCCAAGCAGTGCTTCAAGAACCTGGTGGACCGCGACGGGAAATACAAGGTGCCCGTGGTGTTTGTCACCAATGCTGGGAACTGCATGAGGCAGACGAAAGCAGAACATCTGTCGGATCTGCTGGAGGTTGAGGTAAAACACAGATTGATTCATTTGAAAGTGtcctcagttttatttgtctcgtgtttttcactcttttttttcctctgttcatCTCAGGTGTCTCCAGACCAGGTGATGCTGTCCCACAGTCCTTTGCGAATATTCACCCAGTTCCACAaaatgtgtgtgctggtgtctGGGCAGGGTCCAGTGGAGGAGGTCGCTCACAAGTATCCTGTCTTTGGATGTTGACTTTATGTTCTGTTGATTCAGTGCAGTTATGTCGTACTTTGTTATCAGTGTTTATTCTTTGTGCCCTTTGTCCCCTTTACTGATATCTTTAACTTTACTCATTGTATTATTAATGGAGAATTGACAAGGGTTTGTATCTTCTTCTCATTTGGAAAGCCCTGTCATTTATTAGTTGATTCATAGTGGGCATGTTTTAATCTGATCAAGTTCGAGAGTAAATCAGTGCTTGATCCCTGTTTGATGGGAACAAACCAGCCTGTGTTCATCTAAACTGAGGcacatacataaacatgcaCCAGACACAAGTTTATTCAACCTTAAAAGAGCAGcttaaacattattttgatgtttggaatgtttcctctttcatttcctctcctcaccctAAACATCTGATCATTGCTCTGTGTGACTTTGGTGAGTGAGTACgttctcctgtgagaagtgtggaacTTAAACTGCCAGAATCAGACTCCAGTGAGTTCAAGAGTAAGCTGAAATGTAATTCAGTTCAAATTAAGTTGAGTTAATTGCTCAGACACGATGCACAACAGAATGAATCACtccctgtggctgcagagggcgctgttgctcagtaaaagcgACATTGTATTGCTTTAAAGTAAATTATAGTTAGAAATTATCCAATCCAAATCCAAATTATCCAAGGACCAATGACGGTAATATCAAGGTTATCAACATCCTTGGGTGTAAGacctccatgtgtttgtgtttgactttaACTCCCCAAACTTCAGTCTGGGCTTTCAGGATGTCGTGACCATCGATATGCTCAGAGACGCATATCCTCTTCTAGATGTCGTCGATCACAACCGAAGGCCCAAAGGCAGTGTAAGCTTTACCGCTAAAGCCAGTTATTGTTCAGTCATGGACGAGTATCTCACCAGTTGCTTATGTCTTACAGGTCCCACCCAGCAAAGGCTTACGGCCGATAGACGGTACGTTTCCCCTGACGGTGATCGCAGTAGCTCTCTAGTGTAACGCTGAACATTTATTAAAACCCTcctctcctgtgtgtttgaacaGCTGTGATTTTATTTGGCGAACCAATCAGATGGGAGACAAACCTTCAGCTTATTGTTGATGTGCTCCTGACAAACGGGAACCCAGACAACACCTTGAGTTCCATACAGTACCCTCACATCCCGGTCCTGGCCTGTAACATGGACCTGCTGTGGATGGCTGAGGCCAAGGATCCTAGGTAATGTGCATgtgcctttaaaaaaatacacacagtattTACATCAAACCCACAAGACAC
This genomic interval from Paralichthys olivaceus isolate ysfri-2021 chromosome 7, ASM2471397v2, whole genome shotgun sequence contains the following:
- the hdhd5 gene encoding haloacid dehalogenase-like hydrolase domain-containing 5 encodes the protein MQRLFSGRTVWKLLKFSSSSSASRLYSHLHPQGPGSFGLLFDIDGVLVRGRTPIPAAKQCFKNLVDRDGKYKVPVVFVTNAGNCMRQTKAEHLSDLLEVEVSPDQVMLSHSPLRIFTQFHKMCVLVSGQGPVEEVAHNLGFQDVVTIDMLRDAYPLLDVVDHNRRPKGSVPPSKGLRPIDAVILFGEPIRWETNLQLIVDVLLTNGNPDNTLSSIQYPHIPVLACNMDLLWMAEAKDPRFGHGMFLVCLESLYKKITGYDLKYEALIGKPSVVTYNYAELLVRQQAERLGWTTPVKRLYAIGDNPMADIYGANLYNSYLQASRSSKAQKQAKSGGGGLEPLAETADDGPEMTSAELGGASSVYGAEQDLPDKCSSILVCTGVYSRDQQELPSDTTQTVTEQHIFHGHRDFRFDPSLTQPSFVVQDVKEAVELVFQQEGWPLE